Within Malus domestica chromosome 04, GDT2T_hap1, the genomic segment TTTGGGTTAGGCCGGTACTGTTTAGGTTTTAGGGAGGGTAACACAATTTAAATATATTGAGCTTTCCTTTCAATTGCCCACTTTTCAAAGGCTCGATAAAGTCAAAAAGCTCATTTGTTTATCTGTTCCATTCGAATTTGTCTACTAttctattttaattaaaagCAGTATTTGACCTACTAAACGTCATTAAAACGCTATTTTAATTAAAAGCAGTATTTGACCTACTAAACGTCATTAATACGCTAAATTTATCTAGGTATTAAAATTATCtcgtcattttttttgtttttgaaaatgtATTTTTAACAGAATCATTATTAATGTCAGAATTCACTTTTTTaatctatttttttaattttacgtGATAATATGATGTATTGTATATATACAAccatttaatatataaatttaggATTCTCAACTTGAATTGATCAAATTTTCACACGAAAATACATACTCActcaaatctcattttgcatggttataattttaaagttcGAATatgtaaatattaaaaaagcAAGCTGCAAGAACACAAATCCATCGTATTCTCAACAGCTAGAGAGGACATGCATGCATGCTCTGCAATTTTATACTTTAAGCACATTACATGCCGATCACAATTATTTAACTAATGATTAGTAAGGTACTAGAGAGGATTACAGGGATAATGCAGaatattaaatcaactttacaGTACAGAAATGAACATTAGAATATTGATTAactattaattattaattacacTAATGAGCACATACAGGAATGAGGGGTTAATCGGTCCCATGGTACGTGTTGTATAGTCTTCGTTTCATATATAGATTGGGGAGGGAGGGGGTGGCGAGGACCTCTTGGCTCTATACTTTCATTAATAGCTAATCTCCGAGAATTTATCAAAAATAGCCAAAAATTAAcccttaatttaaaaaatatcactttttataaaatctttcaaatatatccaaaatttcatttaaataaacacaaataccctcaaatttaacaatcaaataaattaaagactttttagccaaaatgattcgTGACATTGACATAactctttaatttaaaaaatgtccTTAACAATTAATGATAATCAATAGTAGTGTTCTTAAATTTGTCTATCATGAATCATTTTAgtctttctttgaatttttccattgtgatcattttagttttttcgTGAAAAATCTGTCAATTGCTCTgttagtgtgatgatgtggtgcCACATGGGTCTCACAAATACAATCATATAACAACATGTGgattaactttaaaaactatttttatatttaaaactaaaaatgatattAGTAAGAAAAAAAGCGTTGAAGGCATGATTGAAGTTCTGTTGCTCCCACTTGCGGTAACCGCGGCGGCGTTCAATGTCGGTGATGAGGAGGTCGAAGGGGATAGGGTTGTGGTGGTGGAGTGTAGAAGCAAATGTGAAATTGGATTGGAGCTTGAGGCAACAATAGCTAAAaaacctttaatttatttaattgttaaatttgagggtatttgtgtctatttaagtaaatttttggatatatttgaaggtttttataaaaagtgacatttttgaaattaagagTTAATATTTTGCTATATTTGACAAATACTCCTCATACCAGAAGCCAGTGCTGCACCTAGTTCATGGAAATAAATGTGAAGCCATTtgtaaatttgtttattttcttatatattttTGCTAATTTACAGACATTGTTTTATTGAGAAATAGATTATTTGAGTTTAGCCACACAACATATAGGCAGTCATAATTAGATATCAAATTCGTCACTCATGAAAGTCGAATATGAGAGATCCTCACACTTTTATATTAAAACAAGATACTATTAAACTGTAGTATTAGTAGCTATATATTTTGCAGACATATGAAATCGAAAAGGATAACTGGGCCTCAATGGGGCATAGCTACCATATGTACTTAGGAAGGGAATTAACAGGATCTCATCAACTGACGTGTTTATTTGGTCAGCTTAATATAACTAGTCTTTATTTGGTAGCTGAAATTACTAACCTTAATCTACTGCTATTCTATAATCTATATCTATCAATCTAGCTGCCGTCTGCACTTACCCTTTTTTGGTCCGAAGCTTCTTAGTTCAGTTGGAACCAGCTAATTGACTTTAACGAACCAGCTTATTTAACTTCAACTAATTTCCTTGGATATGATCACTTTACTGTCagtggggtgggggtgggggtgggggtgggggatgGCCAGAGAGAATCCTCGTCAGATTCTTTTTTTTAGGATCCCGAGAATCCTCTAATCACATTCGTTTCTTGTATGTCGTGAGATCAGTTTTCATCAGGAATTGTTTATATTcagttttaaataaaaaaattataataatttatgaccgtacgatatacgataaacggatatgattggatcctcacaaagagaatccggtcAGATCCGCTCTTGGGGTGGCCATTTCTCATGCTTACAAGTAAATTTTGTGGGGTTAACACCCAATAAAAAGGCCCCTAATTGCGGCATAATTAGCTTGACTTTCCTACTTCATGTGCAAATTGACTTGCCGTTCTTTATCAGGTGGTTTCTTTTACCTACAATTTACTATTTTTAAGGGGGGAGTTAGTCTTAGTCTTTTAGATTCACTTTCAGAGTCTGCACATGCGAATCGTGGTGAATGCTGTCTTTAGGCAAAATGATAGACTTTCCTACTTCCGGTGCTAATTTGTCAAAAGAATAACAGAAATGCTAAGGCTACTTTCTTAAAATAAGATTGGATTTTTTGTCACTtcacagtttaacgtcaatACTCGTGTCAACATTACAAACCAATGTGCAAAAAATATAAGGTGTCAGAGAGTCATGGAGAGTCTCACTTTTAGatcaactttttaaactaaaattGTAAACTATGTGATATGTcacaaatagaaaataaacacgctaatcaatacttaagtaataattcaatcaccaACAATAACGTCATATGGTttacaaattttgatttaaatagaCAATCTTCCTAACATTATTCTTGTCAAAACCCAATcatatgagagatttttcaacgtGTTGGGAACACTGCTCAATAcatcaagtgtcataatacaattagtttgatacttggaagaaaaaaaattcaaccactTGTATTATAATACTTTGCGACCAGACCGTGTTCTCGACACCTTGAAAATTTTCTTCTACCATACAATTTCGATCTCCCTCTTCAGTAACTACCTACACAGAGGTTAGAATTTATAAACTTTTTGgtgtttttttcttcagaattttggataagattgaagaaagaggaTCCTGGACAATGGATATTGGCATTAtatgtttgaactttgaagcaCTCCGACTCCTAGTAGATGGGAACACAATCATGAATATATATGAAAGAAGGTGAAACATTAACATCTCATGAACAATATCTTACTCTCGAATTATGGTTGCTCTACAGACTTGTTTAATAAATCATCTAATATATCTAGCAATGGAGCAGCACGCTTTTTATAGCTTCTTTTTGTATAGAAGCAAGGTAAGTCGTTCTTCTTGTTGGGACAGCTTTACTTATTctgtaacttttttttaatagaacGATATTATGTACATTAAAAGAATATAAGATTAAATTAAGCCGTATAATGAGAGATTTTACATTTGACAAGAATTAAATCAAGACCTCTTCTTAaactttttaatgtattaatttctaaTGTGAACATTTTGTTTATGTCTTTGAATAAAATCCcttgacagaaaaataaagtaaaaaaaaatcattgaaaATATTGAACGCGGGCCATGCTACTGCATGCTTTGTCTATCTTATTAAAGTCTTAACCACCAAATACGTGGGACAATTAAGTTTAACCACCAAAGAAGTGGGACAATTATGCTTAACCACAATTATGTTCAATTAATCTCTCTCAGAAGTCTTCCTCAAATCGATTGTCCTAGAAGCTGATGAACAAACATTTTGTCAACATTGTCGGTTCTTTGACAATTTCTAGGGCAAGTTTTGATATTTCATACATAGATTGGGGACCATAATTGCAATCCATAGTCCCTTTCCCTAGCAAGGAAACCTTCGTATACATCTCACTTATACAATGTTAAGCATGCATGCATCAAAATTAGAAATCCCGCTACACCTACAATGCTACATTTTATTTAGTAGTACAAGTTTTGTGTAAGATCCAaccgttaaaaaaaaaattagattttcAAATACAAGATTTAACTATTGATTTTTCGAGTTACTCAGTAATACCATAGAAGTAAAATTAGAAAACTAGTTAAGGCAACCCTATATCTTTTCCACGATAAATTTTCAGTGTGCTGGAAATACGGCTCGATATACCaatgtcataatacaattagttggaaacttttttttttttttttcaaatttccaactAATTGTATAATTACATTCGAGGTACTAAGACGTGTTCCTAACACATTGAACAATCCACATCGAAATTGACCAATCACAATAAATTGTTGTCACATTTTTGTTTGGTATCATAACTTAATTATTTGTGCACGTGTAAGTAACccttataaaaatattaatatgtcCCACGGAAACGAAGCAAAGTTTGGGACAACTTCTCTTTGTTAGTTCCTACAAATATTGTGCGTTTGGGGTCTCTAATTTGGACCACGGCGCTTCACCAACGTTGTGTCAATTCACCAACGTTCCTCTGtcgattttcttgtttttttttcttgatgagTTTTGATTGTTTTACCTTTAAATCACGGGAACAAAATTGGATCAAGTTTGTCCATGATCATTTGGTGTAGGCTCCAATTCCAATCTTCCAATTCCTTCCAAAAAGTTTCGTACTTTCTAAGTTCATTCCAATTTTGGaaactttgaaatttcattctTTTCAAATTATTGGCATATTCAACATTTCTTTAGACCAAAATGTTGAATATGCCAACAATTTGAAAGGTCGACAATGAAATCTCGTATTGAAAATCTTAAGAAACCATCATATACGGGATGACTCAATAGTTGGGGACGAATTCTAGAACCGTATTTTACATGGCACTTCTTGGGTTTGATTCCTAACGCTGGTGAATCATACGATGGTGCCATGGGGAGATTGAAATGTCTATGTGAGTATTTCCGGCCCCTAGAAGTGTAAATTGTCATGACGAAGCCACTAGCTGTAATTCATACAGTATGAAGTCAATCATTCTAGTTAATTTAAGCTTGAAAAGCTAATGTTTTCGGGCTTTAAGATGTATTAGAATATTTTTAGTTACattcaattttgtttcttcGAATTTCGAAACTACTAAATAAAAACTAGCCAGAATAAAAATTATCTATCAAACTTGTATATTTAATTGTTATTGACGCACCAAAATAGTTCAAAATAGTCATCCTGCACTCTTGCGTAATAATAAAAGTTACATGATGACTACTTTGAGTACGAACAACAATTCCCAAGGAACCATGGAAAGACAATTGGACCTTTTGGTTGTGAAAATCATTGTTTTTGGGCTAAACCCCACATCACAGAAGCCCATTATGATAAAATGTCCTAAGCCCAGGCCCACCTCATACTACAACATAACGGCCTTTGCTCCTTCGGATCCTAACTGCCAAACAGACTGCCTCCGTCCGCCACCCACTCCCACACCACCGCGTGTACTCTTCCAATTGGCCCCCTCACCAATACTCCCGCCATTATAAATTTTCCTCCCATGACCGCACTCCGCTAACGTTTCCGATCAAATTCATGAGTCTCTCCGATCCCGAAAGCGAGAGATCGAAAGTTGGAGAAAATAGCAAAAATGGCGGCAGCTCAAATGCAGAGAGTCGCATCTCCACCGCCGCAATCGGTTGAGGCGCCGAAGAAGAACAGAATTCAGGTCTCCAACACCAAGAAACCGCTCTTCTTCTACGTCAATCTTGCTAAGGTATATATATTGTTATATAGTTTTTCCTTATTATATTCTTGCTCGTTCGTTCAGACGGTTTCGTAACGTAATTATATGTATCTGATTACAAGAGAAAGTATGATAATTTTTGCAATAACACCGAGAGATTAATTGTCTTTCGGGGTTTGATTgtgtttttttagaaaaaaatttgagtATGATGATCACACGTCATATATGAGCGGTTTGGTAATAACACGTGGCTGTATGATAATCACAATGAAATGTTTTTCGtgttttttgagaatttttttttagtaagaTGGTCACACCGTCATCTATCGCCTATTCATCTGTTGCTAATACGAGATTGGGAATTCACACCGTCACCTGTTGGTAATACGAGCAGATTGATAATGCCACGTGGTTTCTCGTGTCTTCTATTCTTGTGGAGGAAATGCAGGAAATTTGGAAAAGGGAACTGAAAtttagtacaaaaataaggaagCTCAATTGTAGGGATGATTTTTGTTGATACTTGGTGAAGAGAACATCTATGTGGTCTTACTGTGTAGAGCTTTTCAAGCATTTGTTGATTTCTTGAATACTAATTAGATGAATTTCGGTAAGAACTGCATTTCgtgtttacgttgtgttttcttTGACGCAGAGGTACATAgagcagtacaacgaggttgaGCTCTCTTCGCTGGGGATGGGTAAATCTTTTCGGAATCATTTCTCAGTATCTATGTTCTTGTTCAGTTTCCGAAATAGTAATAGCATGAAGAAGGAGAACACCTTATATAACTCAGCATGATTAACCTAAAACTAGTTGAATTACCAGACCTACGTGATTACTTTGATGAATTCAATGTATTTTCACGCAAGTAGGCTGGAGATTTCATGATTCTGTAGCAGGCTCCAAGTGAAATTTGTATTACTGTGAACTTTGATGTGAAGCCTGTGATTATGTCCTGCACTTATGTTATTACAGCAATCACTACGGTTATCACCATTGCTGAGATTTTGAAGAACAACGGCTTGGCTATCGAAAAGAGTAAGAAATCTGCACTCTTAATTCAAAAAAACTTGCAAAAAAGTTATAAAGGTAGTTGATTTGGTTATCTTTGTTTGTGGGATTGCACAGAGGTGTCTACATCTACCGTTGGAATGAAAGACGAGAGTAAGGGTCGCCTCGTGCAGAAGGCTAAGGTTGGTTTCTTTAGTCGAGCGTCTTTAAGTTGTTGAAACATTTTATACGAAGTTTCCACCAAGCTTCTGATACCGTTTCTGTTTTTTCTCCTTTTCGTTTAAACTTCAGATCGAGATTGTGCTGGGGAAGTCTGAAAAATTCGACGCCATAATGCAAATGAATGCTGATGTACTTGCTGCGGACTCAGCTGCGACCGAGGGAATAACAAAATGATATAACAAAGCAGTTCCCGTTGTTGCACATTCTTCCTTCACTCTCTGCAGTATTGTAAAGATCTTCTCTTTTTGTACCGTTTCCTTCTCGAATCTGTAAATTTTTCATCTTTTTCGTGCATAATGTCGATTGTTAAATGAAAAATTGGGAAGAAATTTTAGGACCCGTTCGTTACTCTATTTGAatctaattttttaaattaaaaaataattttcaagttttaggccttaaaaatttgtttggtatgactatattaaaaaactgaactcaagactaattaaaaaatatagtgtattctttaaaaacataaaaagtaagTTTTTAAACATAaactcattctttttttttctctccctcATCCCCTCTTACTCCAAATCTAtacctctctcttttcttcttttctctcctcttttttccttttattttttatattttttcgtCTCTCTTCCAATATGCTCTTTTCattcttttaattatttctctCACTTCTCTTCCTcttaggggtgggttcagtttaaatcggttcggttttttgccaaaaccgaaaccaaaccgaaatttcggttcagtTCGATTcggttctctttttttttcggtttggttttttccggttcggttttggttttttgttttttttttttcaaaaaatgaaaaacattgaaattttaaattttaacatatccaacacaatcataacataagcattctaactagaatcaaagacaatgaaaataaacatttaaagttgaactaaaatcattaatcaagtcttccaaagtccaaactaacaacctcacaacacaaaaatcgtacaaatgacttagaaaagttaaattgtatgatgttgttcaaagatcaaggttgtttgcttgtaactggaggttgacaacttgattagtaaaaaagtaatgcgtgggtgaatttatttagtgtgtgttggattcttttccatcacaaattacccaagtaatctacccgaaataaatgtttatggattctgttacatgttatatgagagtagatttgaaaaagaaagctggggcataagtagacagtgctatggaaATGGATGTATGTACTTCAGGAGGATGTTTGGTTctggaaccttatatgggggataaataataggttagggtttagagtttttatagacttttttttttaatattttgagcttaaagtttggcaacacattgagtttagcacattttaacttacaaattgggtatagaaaataataccaaaacaaataattaaataaaaaaattaatttaattaattcggtttggttcggtttctagatcactaaaaccgaactgaaccaaaagaatttggttcgatttggttttttcaattcggttcggttttttcgttcggttcggtttggttttcggtttttttcggttttcggttttttgaacccacccctacttcCTCTTTATCCGgtccaatctttttttttttttttttttcaatcatctcttactttctttccttctcCCTCCTCTTTCTCACTCTCCTACGATCGCCTCTTTTTAGAtctttttgtctagtttaaattATAAGATTTAAACAttttaaatcgcaaaccaatcaagttttttagtcttaaagaaaattgttttcaagaaatgttcttaaaaaatattttgagaaatgataaaaaatttcaaatagaatACTAAATAGGCTGACTTTTTGATATCACGCGCAATCTTATTATTCGTGTACATACATGAGACATACACATATGCATGTATTATATAGCAGCACATGGAAGACCCTCTGCGTATTTCGTTACATCGATAAAGAAATTACTACGAATGCACATAATTTAGACAAATTAAAATTGCAGAACAAACTTTTTTGGTAAGTTCTTTACACGTAAGGCACAACGAAGCTTTCAAAAGTGGACTCATAAATGCATATAACTTAGCAATTAAGTATTTTCCATTGTCTCGTTTGAAGAAATTAGATGCAATTTGTATTTTTGAGGTTATGAGTAGAAATTGTCTAAATTTTCTCTTCGAAAACTGCTTGGCTGCCATTAGTGATTTCGAAGGTTTTATCgaagccttcttcttcttccatcgCTATATACATCGGAAGTTTGACAATGTCTTCGTATAACGATCTTATTAGGTATGTTtaaatctttgatttttgaCTCTTCTTGTAATATTTTGCTTGAGTTTCGGATCGATTTGTTTATTTTCAGGCTCATGTTAGACTTTTTGCAATTTGAAAATGATTTCCGccttgctttttttatttttgtacacAATTATGTTTATTTACGTCTATTGATTCATTTGTCATTTCATTAATTTGAAAGCAGAAACAAACGAGGTGTGTGGAAGGACAAAAATGTAGTGTAGAAAATTACATCACTTTGTTTCCATCtcttttcaatttcttcttttcAATGCGCCCTCTCTTTTAAATTTGCGCCTAGTATTTCTAATATGAAAACCtttaaggaaagggatccttattttttatttttttataaaaatgagaaTTAGTTGTGGGGTCAACATCATATCGAATTTTAACGATTTGAAtcgtttatttttcaagttgtacctcatagatcatccttgcaaaacattagccaaatcagaaatatttaagacatctaattgtgttccaagaaatgaacgaatactttgttatataaaaaacaatgaaatttgatcttgataattaaataagcaaatgatttcagattgaattgaatttttgcaatgatgatctatgaatcgagattgaatttttgcaatgatgatctatgaatcgagattAAGAAAATAAACGATTCGAATCGTTGAAATTCGATATGGAATGGGTCTCACAtctaatccctattttttttctttcaaaatcatGGGGATTCCTTTGCAGAAAAAGCCTGTTCTAATAGAAGCATAAACAACCATACCtttatatttttcattattattttattttattttccaaaataaaCAGCCCATTCCTAATTTGGGAATATTTGTTGATAATGCATGAGCCGTCGCTCTGTTTGTTGATAATGCATGAGCCGTCGCTCTGTCTTCTTACCTATGGTAAGCCACAGTTGTTCATTTTTTTCTGGACTAGAGAGGTTATGGGAAATTTAACCCTGCTGATGGCCACAATCAAGCAGACTTACTAGAACGGAGTATCGAATCTGGAACCactaacaattttttatttattggagAGTTACAATCTACGTCCTTATCATTTGACCACCTGCTGTAATTTTTAAATAGCTTGGAGGAATTACTTTTGGTTATAAGTGTTTCTACGGAAAAGTGCTTATATCAtagctattttttttcttttgaaaatcttaaaatgtaccctttttactcaaaaatatttttaagtatttcCTCTAGATgaaaaaatgttttaaattgtttaaaagtgtttttagcgAATTTAACCATTAGCTATAGGTtttatttataggaaaactaatgaaaatgacttcaaatatttacatttaataaaaaaccgtacactaaattttatttaatgataaagacaaaaaataaaaataaacaaaaaacttaaaaaaatccAAGTGCGCTGAGCGCATGTCCCTTCCCCCCCTCCCCACTCGCCCTCCTCCGTAAACCCCATCCCAATCCCCTCTCCCGCAATACCTATAGTCTATACCTCATTCACTAATACCACTAATTCTGATGTGAGATCACCTTCATCCTCCACTCCCGTCGCTCGTTACTCTTTGCCATCGTCAATTTTCGATCCCCCAGCCTTTACAGAAAGTTTCGCCTACGATCCACCCGGCAAACACTTCATCGTTAGCTCCATCCACAAATGCACCATCCTTTCTGTCCCCGCGCCTCCTTCCACGACAAAGCCTAGCAAACCTATACCCTAATTGCCTAACCTTCAAATCAAACCCAGTTTCCTCCGTGCCTCATTTTCTTCTGGAAAGCCATAGCTTGATGGTACAAGGTTGCATAAGGGAAGGTTTGCCAATAATAAAAGGGAacaatatcaaatcaaatcaagtccATTAACTGCCTTTTTTCAATACAAAGTGAATTGTTTGAGAAAATTGCAAATTCTGATTGGTATGGCATGTTCTAGTTGGTTGCTAACTCTGACTGtattttcataaacagtgtagtaagtttcataaacagtgtcgtaagttttcataaatagtgtagtaagtttcataaatgtGTCGTAAGTTTCATACACAATGTagaaagtttcataaatagtttgtgCACGtgtcagattttttttaatatttaaattatgtatttttcattaaaatttaagttcttttgttatttttattaaaatttaagggtttttcattaaattttaagtttttttaattaaataaagttatagcatagttttttttattaaaataaattttgccTAAGCCATTTTTATGAAAgttccatttatttatttatgtaacaTGTTAAGCTTACCAAATGGATAGAACTTGGCTGCTGAAAAAATCAGCAGCAACCCGTTGATGAAATAAGTTCGGCTATGATTGGTCATCAGCAAGGACTGTTGCTGATTTTTCAGCAACCAAGTCCCGTTCTCACCAAATTTACCAAATTATGTGACAATGGATGTATCAATATTTGAcagtttgaaaataaaaagatgagATGAGTATACTTGGCAAATTCGTGGGGTATAAATATAATCATATTTCCAGAACCACAGAAATCGAACCTCAGAacccaactctctctctctctctctctctctctcaaa encodes:
- the LOC103434182 gene encoding uncharacterized protein At2g34160; amino-acid sequence: MAAAQMQRVASPPPQSVEAPKKNRIQVSNTKKPLFFYVNLAKRYIEQYNEVELSSLGMAITTVITIAEILKNNGLAIEKKVSTSTVGMKDESKGRLVQKAKIEIVLGKSEKFDAIMQMNADVLAADSAATEGITK